A DNA window from Streptomyces asoensis contains the following coding sequences:
- a CDS encoding DUF6542 domain-containing protein codes for MEQHRTRPRTRGARRDAPPPPPLPPQAGRDPHRRPPRPGDRAVRAAVRPQAGRPAAPRPGTGRPVPAGRRPAPAAAGAVRSARRMPNPRLTGLGGGLFSGVLMLALGGLDLLLFGGSLTVYGVLFLPVCLLTALWVRASDLLSAPVVVPIAFAVGLLPVADGGHGFGARMMGLVTALATQVGWLYAGTLAAGVVVLGRGVRRAVARRRAASRP; via the coding sequence GTGGAGCAACACAGGACGCGACCCCGGACCCGAGGCGCCCGCCGGGACGCCCCGCCCCCGCCGCCGCTGCCCCCGCAGGCCGGCCGGGACCCGCACCGCAGGCCACCGCGCCCCGGGGACAGAGCGGTCCGGGCCGCCGTGCGCCCGCAGGCCGGCCGGCCCGCCGCCCCGCGGCCCGGCACGGGCCGGCCCGTCCCCGCAGGGCGCAGGCCCGCGCCGGCCGCCGCGGGAGCGGTCCGCAGCGCGCGCCGGATGCCGAACCCCCGGCTCACCGGACTGGGCGGCGGGCTCTTCAGCGGGGTGCTGATGCTCGCCCTCGGCGGCCTGGACCTGCTGCTGTTCGGCGGCTCGCTGACGGTGTACGGCGTGCTGTTCCTGCCGGTGTGCCTGCTGACCGCCCTGTGGGTGCGCGCGAGCGACCTGCTGTCCGCGCCCGTGGTGGTGCCGATCGCGTTCGCCGTGGGGCTCCTGCCCGTGGCGGACGGCGGGCACGGATTCGGCGCGCGGATGATGGGGCTGGTGACGGCGCTGGCCACCCAGGTCGGGTGGCTGTACGCCGGGACACTCGCGGCGGGGGTGGTCGTCCTGGGCCGCGGAGTGCGCCGCGCGGTGGCCCGCCGCCGCGCCGCGAGCCGCCCCTGA
- the ychF gene encoding redox-regulated ATPase YchF: protein MSLTIGIVGLPNVGKSTLFNALTKNDVLAANYPFATIEPNVGVVGVPDARLTKLADIFSSQRILPATVDFVDIAGIVKGASEGEGLGNKFLANIRESDAICQVIRAFKDENVVHVDGKVSPKDDIETINTELILADLQTIEKVLPRLQKESRIKKDVVAKVSAVEAAKEILEKGDTLFSAGIVQGSGNEELLHDLHLLTTKPFLYVFNVDEDELVDEDFKAEQRALVAPAEAIFLNAKLEQDLAELDDEDAMELLESVGAEEPGLATLARVGFDTLGLQTYLTAGPKESRAWTIKKGATAPEAAGVIHTDFQKGFIKAEVISFADLVETGSVAEARAKGKARMEGKDYVMQDGDVVEFRFNV from the coding sequence GTGTCGCTCACGATCGGAATCGTCGGTCTGCCGAATGTCGGCAAGTCGACCCTGTTCAACGCCCTGACCAAGAACGACGTGCTGGCCGCCAACTACCCGTTCGCCACGATCGAGCCGAACGTCGGCGTGGTCGGCGTCCCGGACGCCCGTCTGACGAAGCTGGCCGACATCTTCTCCTCGCAGCGGATCCTCCCCGCGACGGTGGACTTCGTCGACATCGCCGGCATCGTGAAGGGCGCCTCCGAGGGCGAGGGCCTCGGCAACAAGTTCCTGGCGAACATCCGCGAGTCCGACGCGATCTGCCAGGTCATCCGCGCCTTCAAGGACGAGAACGTCGTCCACGTCGACGGCAAGGTCTCGCCCAAGGACGACATCGAGACGATCAACACCGAGCTGATCCTCGCGGACCTCCAGACGATCGAGAAGGTCCTGCCCCGCCTCCAGAAGGAGTCGCGGATCAAGAAGGACGTGGTGGCCAAGGTCTCGGCGGTCGAGGCGGCCAAGGAGATCCTGGAGAAGGGCGACACGCTGTTCTCCGCGGGCATCGTCCAGGGCTCCGGCAACGAGGAGCTCCTGCACGACCTGCACCTGCTCACCACCAAGCCCTTCCTCTACGTCTTCAACGTCGACGAGGACGAACTGGTCGACGAGGACTTCAAGGCCGAGCAGCGCGCGCTGGTCGCCCCGGCCGAGGCGATCTTCCTCAACGCCAAGCTGGAGCAGGACCTCGCCGAGCTGGACGACGAGGACGCGATGGAACTGCTGGAGTCGGTCGGCGCCGAGGAGCCCGGCCTCGCCACGCTCGCCCGCGTCGGCTTCGACACCCTCGGCCTCCAGACGTACCTGACGGCGGGCCCCAAGGAGTCCCGCGCCTGGACGATCAAGAAGGGCGCCACCGCCCCCGAGGCCGCCGGCGTCATCCACACGGACTTCCAGAAGGGCTTCATCAAGGCGGAGGTCATCTCCTTCGCCGACCTGGTGGAGACCGGCTCGGTCGCCGAGGCCCGCGCCAAGGGCAAGGCCCGCATGGAGGGCAAGGACTACGTCATGCAGGACGGCGACGTGGTGGAGTTCCGCTTCAACGTGTAG